A genomic region of Venturia canescens isolate UGA chromosome 9, ASM1945775v1, whole genome shotgun sequence contains the following coding sequences:
- the LOC122416181 gene encoding uncharacterized protein isoform X2, with protein MRTGSCHVRRLMVAVFLIALVYCVTQVMRSELRFNDTDLSNSDKLIRISQMIKESSRDVLYLGGAVPACKLPELDLLNPEITKFIHDVPPLDCGPEDWVTVEGSKLSILDKAKSRYGPITCAFSEILRVDDFNTKQTEPRESDDFYILRHSDFVDVRCESKTGKQWHSVLAGVKESPTMGKTHTWDKVPNNGLKLNVLMFGFDSLSRNTFIRKLPKTYHYLKQNLDALVLEGYNIVGDGTPQALIPILTGKIELELPETRKRMGSKAHYVDVYPLIWNRYKENGYITGFMEDVHHIGTFTYRLKGFDKQPTDHYMRTYYLAASSYFKYSKKFCISGLPRHMVMMNYIKSIFNTYRDQPKFAFGFHGELSHDSYNDIGVVDDDLHKWVKDLQTLGHLNNTVLILMSDHGHRFAEVRNTLQGKQEERLPFFAFIFPPWFKQVHPTAYANFVYNTRHLTSPFDIHRTLESILKFETPKEGDTRDRAISLFNKIPLERTCADAFIEPHWCACLSWQEVPITDPTVTLAAKHFVQFLNSYTEEHRNICEVLRLDKILWSSKLIPTKGLLNFKKSGDKDGFVGDFSAKTALMSEVYQVKVKTEPGGALFEASITHDVQKNAFQTKISDVSRINKYGTQARCVDKEFHDLRKYCYCKD; from the exons ATGAGGACAGGGTCGTGTCACGTGAGGCGCCTGATGGTGGCCGTTTTCTTAATTGCTCTCGTCTATTGTGTGACTCAGGTGATGAGGTCGGAGCTAAGGTTCAACGATACCGATCTCTCGAACTCGGACAAATT aATCCGGATATCGCAGATGATAAAGGAATCCAGTCGAGACGTTCTCTACTTGGG GGGTGCAGTTCCAGCCTGCAAACTACCGGAACTCGACTTATTGAACCCAGAAATCACGAAATTCATACACGATGTTCCCCCTCTCGATTGCGGACCGGAAGACTGGGTCACTGTGGAAGGCTCGAAACTGTCGATTCTGGACAAGGCAAAAAGTCGCTACGGTCCGATAACCTGCGCTTTCAGTG AAATTCTTCGAGTCGATGATTTCAATACGAAACAAACGGAACCCCGGGAATCtgacgatttttatattttacgaCACAGTGACTTTGTCGACGTGCGGTGCGAATCGAAAACCGGTAAACA GTGGCACAGTGTATTGGCAGGCGTGAAGGAAAGCCCTACGATGGGGAAGACCCACACGTGGGACAAAGTGCCGAACAACGGCCTCAAACTGAACGTTTTGATGTTCGGATTCGATTCGCTGTCGCGAAATACATTCATACGAAAATTGCCAAAGACATATCATTACTTGAAGCAGAATTTGGATGCCCTAGTTCTGGAAGGTTACAATATCGTTGGTGATGGCACACCTCAAGCTCTCATACCCATATTGACCGGTAAAATAGAGCTGGAGTTACCGGAAACCCGAAAACGCATGGGCTCGAAAGCTCACTACGTTGATGTTTATCCACTGATATGGAATCGTTACAAAGAAAATGGTTATATCACTGGATTCATGGAGGACGTTCATCACATCGGGACCTTTACATATCGCCTTAAGGGCTTCGACAAACAACCCACCGATCACTACATGCGGACTTATTATCTCGCAGCTTCTTCTTATTTCAAgtactccaaaaaattttgcatCTCTGGCCTGCCCAGGCACATG GTCATGATGAACTACatcaaatcaattttcaacacATATCGAGACCAGCCGAAATTCGCTTTTGGATTCCATGGCGAATTGTCGCACGATTCGTACAATGACATTGGCGTCGTTGACGACGATTTGCACAAGTGGGTCAAAGACTTGCAGACTCTTGGACACTTGAACAATACAGTATTAATTCTGATGAGTGATCACGGCCACAG ATTCGCCGAAGTTCGTAATACTCTACAGGGGAAACAGGAAGAACGTTTGCctttttttgcatttatttttccaccgTGGTTCAAACAAGTACATCCAACGGCTTACGCAAATTTTGTTTACAACACGCGACACTTAACATCGCCTTTCGACATCCATAGGACGTTGGAAAGTATCTTAAAATTCGAGACTCCAAAGGAAGGCGACACTCGTGATCGGGCTATAAGCTTGTTCAACAAG ATTCCATTGGAACGAACTTGCGCCGATGCCTTCATCGAGCCGCATTGGTGCGCGTGTCTCAGTTGGCAGGAAGTTCCTATTACTGACCCAACCGTGACTCTGGCTGCGAAACACTTCGTTCAATTCTTGAACAGTTACACCGAGGAACATCGCAATATCTGCGAAGTTTTACGTTTGGATAAAATCCTGTGGTCTTCAAAATTGATTCCGACAAAAG gactcttaaattttaaaaaatccggTGACAAAGATGGCTTTGTGGGCGATTTTAGTGCCAAAACTGCTCTCATGTCGGAGGTTTACCAAGTCAAAGTGAAAACTGAGCCAGGCGGTGCATTATTTGAGGCCAGCATAACTCATGACGTGCAGAAAAATGCCTTTCAAACAAAA ATATCTGACGTCAGTAGAATAAACAAATACGGTACTCAAGCGCGATGCGTTGACAAGGAATTCCACGATTTACGAAAATATTGTTACTGCAAAGACTGA
- the dgt6 gene encoding uncharacterized protein dgt6, translated as MDGNIFYRNVFLLTQAVPPSKEFLKHFKEGMFEKPNTIGFQHVTHYLLTIYDADRFKKNVQWPLVCKKSEAKYRSDVKDFLTLIAHENPDMDFPQILASHLLHASGSKFNHIMANLSTVVLRTWIKNENEATLCLPKSKVAQDLSRTMLNNLVSQNTEIIDANNRTMSKNDEEAKEFANELEESIKKYSDELLQLRQNLIKLSSVASVHPDVKGRLADLDDGEVVQLWKQSVDESIELLKRKQLRLQTISELSTNVANMIGSIVSQDTNILDGKLLSDIDVSQLSEIDHLSPETQVMLYRVHESETLELTNFLSLFNLMLTDVRGFIEKYGFPDFSECGCQVSASCEDLKSMSELFHTMHDRVIELTKISKTNSTQESNFPLNYLHQYSIDNDLLDSILLNRSLTINIDWNSEYNGNEYPERFQLTPLEHIHRKLLPRYRRNDDGKFQALKLRPTQLISRINFNETRCTVISDNASRSSPLPRNSSSKIVDRWNPHKEGTYSRLFSTIKRRPATSKLNYSVRSGASSSQLNSIMDMNMSCSVYNASELRSRLHNDTDIDSPKKFTPSKNDGNDRASSTIIECEKFTRTCEFLGLTEEDDAVNNKMECTPISQKNPESPKKTEKPQKSRLSISDLVERFRKICDKSVNVPIPIEFSSDED; from the exons ATGGACGGAAACATATTTTatcgaaatgtttttcttcttaCTCAAGCTGTACCCCCTTCAAAAGAATTTCTCAAGCATTTCAAAGAG GGGATGTTTGAGAAACCCAATACCATCGGTTTTCAACATGTTACTCATTATCTTTTAACTATATACGATGCTGATAGgttcaaaaaaaatgtacaatggCCTCTAGTCTGTAAAAAATCAGAAGCCAAGTACAGAAGTGATGTCAAAGATTTTCTAACTCTGATAGCTCATGAAAATCCTGATATGGATTTTCCACAAATTTTGGCCTCCCATTTGTTACATGCCAGTGGCAGTAAATtcaatcatattatggccaaTCTTTCCACAGTTGTATTGCGGACttggataaaaaatgaaa ATGAAGCGACCTTGTGCCTCCCCAAATCAAAAGTTGCTCAAGATCTTTCCAGGACTATGTTAAATAATCTTGTTAGCCAAAATACTGAAATTATAGATGCGAACAATAGAACCATGTCAAAAAATGATGAGGAAGCCAAGGAATTTGCAAA CGAATTGGAAGaatctattaaaaaatattcggaTGAGTTACTTCAATTGAgacagaatttgatcaaattatcGTCTGTTGCATCGGTCCACCCAGACGTCAAGGGCCGTTTAGCTGATCTCGATGATGGTGAAGTTGTGCAAT TGTGGAAACAAAGCGTGGATGAGAGTATTGAACTCCTCAAAAGAAAACAACTTCGCTTGCAAACAATAAGTGAACTGAGTACCAATGTGGCAAATATGATTGGAAGCATAGTTTCGCAAGATACAAACATTTTAGATGGCAAACTTTTGTCGGATATAGATGTCAGCCAACTTTCTGAAATCGATCATTTGTCGCCTGAAACTCAG GTCATGTTATACCGCGTGCACGAGAGCGAAACGCTGGAGTTGACGAACTTCTTATCGCTTTTCAATCTCATGCTTACGGATGTTCGaggtttcattgaaaaatatggatTTCCCGATTTTTCGGAATGCGGATGTCAAGTATCTGCAAGTTGCGAAGACTTGAAATCGATGAGCGAACTTTTCCACACGATGCACGACCGAGTCATCGAACTGACGAAGATCTCGAAGACTAATAGTACTCAAGAAAGCAATTTCCCATTGAATTATTTGCACCAGTACAGCATCGATAACGACTTGCTCGACAGCATACTTTTAAACCGTTCGCTGACGATCAATATCGATTGGAATTCCGAATACAACGGTAATGAATATCCTGAGCGATTTCAGTTAACGCCTTTAGAACACATCCACAGAAAATTGCTCCCGCGATACAGAAGGAACGATGATGGCAAATTTCAAGCTCTGAAATTACGACCAACGCAACTCATTTCTCGTataaatttcaacgaaacaaGGTGCaccgtaatcagcgataatgcTTCGCGATCATCTCCACTCCCCAGAAACTCTTCGTCAAAAATTGTCGATCGATGGAACCCACATAAAGAAGGAACTTACTCTCGGCTTTTTTCTACCATCAAGAGAAGACCTGCGACCAGTAAAT TGAATTACAGTGTTCGATCTGGTGCGAGTTCCTCGCAACTCAATTCCATTATGGATATGAATATGAGCTGCAGCGTCTATAATGCATCGGAGTTGAGATCGCGTCTTCACAATGACACAGATATTGATTCaccaaaaaaattcacaccGTCGAAAAACGACGGAAATGATCGTGCCTCGTCGACTATAATAGAGTGCGAAAAATTTACGAGAACTTGTGAATTTTTAGGACTCACGGAGGAGGACGACGcagtaaataataaaatggaatGCACCCCCATATCACAAAAAAATCCGGAGAGCccgaaaaaaacggaaaagcCACAGAAATCAAGGCTTTCGATAAGTGATCTTGTTGAACGTTTCAGAAAAATCTGTGACAAATCTGTCAATGTTCCAATCCCCATTGAATTCAGTAGCGACGaagattga
- the Alg9 gene encoding alpha-1,2-mannosyltransferase ALG9, with protein MAPGQRQRQLFYLKKDQKKNNAKKASKVEESSDIGLIYPGPETAFKLLLSARFCSAIWSYITDCDETYNYWEPSHYLLYGNGQQTWEYSPEYALRSYTYLLVHMVPAQLYYYILEPNPVHVFYFVRCLLSIGCALAEVYFYLNVCREFGVHIARLTFVFLITSSGMFISSAAFLPSSFSMYWSTAAIAAWYARKYELAIFTTAISSLLGWPFAALLGIPIALEMLLRRHEWMKFIKWVIISGTVILLSMVWIDSMYFGKLVVAPMNIILYNVFTSHGPDLYGTEPFSFYLMNGFLNFNFVFIGALFAPLGLLLAWAVVPAKPRNRYCLPYWYSLAPLYLWLVVFFCQPHKEERFLFPIYPMICLAGAISVDVLQKLYFFVRTHIKPLPFTHHYLQSTTHIMFGAILVCGLLGLSRSFALFRGYYAPMEMMMEANKLGTEGQVPSEVHINFCVGKEWHRFPGSFFFPSNNWKLQYLRSEFRGQLPQSFSDEENGTSIIQANFNDLNKEEPSRYFDVEKCHFILDLDLGTETILEPNYSHQPEHFTVIKSSPFLDASRSHPFFRAFYIPFVSDKFCEYGSYNLLQSTKFKLLPLPSKGKTARAA; from the exons ATGGCGCCAGGTCAGCGTCAACGTCAACTTTTTTATCTAAAGAaagatcagaaaaaaaataatgccaaAAAAGCCTCAAA AGTCGAAGAATCTTCGGATATCGGTCTCATTTATCCTGGACCAGAAACTGCTTTCAAGCTTCTTCTTTCAGCAAGATTTTGCTCAGCTATATGGAGCTATATAACTGACTGCGATGAGACTTACAATTATTGGGAACCG AGCCATTATTTACTATATGGAAATGGTCAACAGACGTGGGAATACAGTCCAGAATATGCTTTGAGATCTTACACGTACCTCTTGGTTCACATGGTTCCAGCGCAATTGTACTATTACATACTAGAGCCAAACCCTGTTCATGTGTTCTATTTTGTCAGATGTCTTTTGTCTATTGGATGTGCCCTGGCCGAagtctatttttattt AAATGTCTGCAGAGAATTCGGAGTGCACATTGCAAGGCtgacgtttgtttttttgataACCAGCTCTGGAATGTTCATCTCCAGTGCTGCTTTCTTGCCGTCGTCTTTCTCAAT gtATTGGAGTACTGCAGCAATAGCTGCATGGTAtgcaagaaaatatgagttggCGATTTTTACAACTGCAATTTCGTCTTTGCTAGGATGGCCATTCGCCGCTCTTTTGGG TATTCCAATAGCTCTGGAAATGTTACTGCGTAGACACGAGTggatgaaattcataaaatgggTGATAATATCAGGCACAGTGATATTATTATCGATGGTGTGGATAGACTCGATGTACTTTGGAAAATTGGTTGTCGCTCCGATGAACATAATTCTTTACAATGTATTTACGAGTCACGGTCCTGATTTATATGGAACAGAACCTTTCAGTTTTTATCTTATGAAtggatttttgaatttcaatttcgtctTTATCGGTGCCTTATTTGCACCTCTAGGACTG CTTTTAGCTTGGGCTGTTGTGCCAGCGAAGCCCAGAAATCGTTATTGTTTGCCTTACTGGTATTCTCTCGCTCCGCTTTATTTATGGCTAGTCGTATTTTTCTGCCAACCACACAAG GAAGAACGGTTCCTTTTTCCAATCTATCCAATGATTTGTTTGGCTGGAGCAATTAGCGTGGATGTTTTACAGAAACTATATTTCTTCGTAAGAACCCACATCAAACCACTGCCATTCACACATCATTATCTGCAGAGCACTACTCATATAATGTTCGGGGCTATTCTGGTGTGTGGATTGCTTGGTCTTTCAAGATCATTTGCTCTATTTCGAG GTTATTATGCGCCCATGGAAATGATGATGGAAGCAAATAAATTAGGAACCGAAGGACAAGTGCCCAGTGAAGTTCACATCAATTTTTGTGTTGGCAAGGAGTGGCATCGGTTTCCCGGgagttttttctttccgtcCAACAA ttgGAAACTTCAGTACCTGAGATCCGAATTCAGAGGACAATTACCCCAATCATTTTCGGACGAAGAGAATGGCACGAGCATTATACAAGCGAATTTTAACGATTTGAACAAAGAAGAACCTTCTCGTTAC ttcGACGTCGAAAAGTGCCATTTTATTTTGGATCTTGATCTGGGTACGGAAACGATTCTTGAGCCTAATTATTCTCATCAACCAGAACATTTTACGGTTATAAAGTCTTCCCCTTTTCTAGATGCATCGAG GTCTCATCCATTTTTCCGAGCTTTTTACATTCCATTCGTTTCGGACAAGTTCTGTGAATACGGATCGTACAATTTGCTCCAGAGTACAAAATTCAAGTTGCTTCCGTTGCCAAGCAAAGGGAAAACTGCCAGAGCAGCATAA
- the LOC122416181 gene encoding uncharacterized protein isoform X1, whose amino-acid sequence MSGLKSQAAMRTGSCHVRRLMVAVFLIALVYCVTQVMRSELRFNDTDLSNSDKLIRISQMIKESSRDVLYLGGAVPACKLPELDLLNPEITKFIHDVPPLDCGPEDWVTVEGSKLSILDKAKSRYGPITCAFSEILRVDDFNTKQTEPRESDDFYILRHSDFVDVRCESKTGKQWHSVLAGVKESPTMGKTHTWDKVPNNGLKLNVLMFGFDSLSRNTFIRKLPKTYHYLKQNLDALVLEGYNIVGDGTPQALIPILTGKIELELPETRKRMGSKAHYVDVYPLIWNRYKENGYITGFMEDVHHIGTFTYRLKGFDKQPTDHYMRTYYLAASSYFKYSKKFCISGLPRHMVMMNYIKSIFNTYRDQPKFAFGFHGELSHDSYNDIGVVDDDLHKWVKDLQTLGHLNNTVLILMSDHGHRFAEVRNTLQGKQEERLPFFAFIFPPWFKQVHPTAYANFVYNTRHLTSPFDIHRTLESILKFETPKEGDTRDRAISLFNKIPLERTCADAFIEPHWCACLSWQEVPITDPTVTLAAKHFVQFLNSYTEEHRNICEVLRLDKILWSSKLIPTKGLLNFKKSGDKDGFVGDFSAKTALMSEVYQVKVKTEPGGALFEASITHDVQKNAFQTKISDVSRINKYGTQARCVDKEFHDLRKYCYCKD is encoded by the exons atgtccg GACTAAAGAGCCAAGCAGCCATGAGGACAGGGTCGTGTCACGTGAGGCGCCTGATGGTGGCCGTTTTCTTAATTGCTCTCGTCTATTGTGTGACTCAGGTGATGAGGTCGGAGCTAAGGTTCAACGATACCGATCTCTCGAACTCGGACAAATT aATCCGGATATCGCAGATGATAAAGGAATCCAGTCGAGACGTTCTCTACTTGGG GGGTGCAGTTCCAGCCTGCAAACTACCGGAACTCGACTTATTGAACCCAGAAATCACGAAATTCATACACGATGTTCCCCCTCTCGATTGCGGACCGGAAGACTGGGTCACTGTGGAAGGCTCGAAACTGTCGATTCTGGACAAGGCAAAAAGTCGCTACGGTCCGATAACCTGCGCTTTCAGTG AAATTCTTCGAGTCGATGATTTCAATACGAAACAAACGGAACCCCGGGAATCtgacgatttttatattttacgaCACAGTGACTTTGTCGACGTGCGGTGCGAATCGAAAACCGGTAAACA GTGGCACAGTGTATTGGCAGGCGTGAAGGAAAGCCCTACGATGGGGAAGACCCACACGTGGGACAAAGTGCCGAACAACGGCCTCAAACTGAACGTTTTGATGTTCGGATTCGATTCGCTGTCGCGAAATACATTCATACGAAAATTGCCAAAGACATATCATTACTTGAAGCAGAATTTGGATGCCCTAGTTCTGGAAGGTTACAATATCGTTGGTGATGGCACACCTCAAGCTCTCATACCCATATTGACCGGTAAAATAGAGCTGGAGTTACCGGAAACCCGAAAACGCATGGGCTCGAAAGCTCACTACGTTGATGTTTATCCACTGATATGGAATCGTTACAAAGAAAATGGTTATATCACTGGATTCATGGAGGACGTTCATCACATCGGGACCTTTACATATCGCCTTAAGGGCTTCGACAAACAACCCACCGATCACTACATGCGGACTTATTATCTCGCAGCTTCTTCTTATTTCAAgtactccaaaaaattttgcatCTCTGGCCTGCCCAGGCACATG GTCATGATGAACTACatcaaatcaattttcaacacATATCGAGACCAGCCGAAATTCGCTTTTGGATTCCATGGCGAATTGTCGCACGATTCGTACAATGACATTGGCGTCGTTGACGACGATTTGCACAAGTGGGTCAAAGACTTGCAGACTCTTGGACACTTGAACAATACAGTATTAATTCTGATGAGTGATCACGGCCACAG ATTCGCCGAAGTTCGTAATACTCTACAGGGGAAACAGGAAGAACGTTTGCctttttttgcatttatttttccaccgTGGTTCAAACAAGTACATCCAACGGCTTACGCAAATTTTGTTTACAACACGCGACACTTAACATCGCCTTTCGACATCCATAGGACGTTGGAAAGTATCTTAAAATTCGAGACTCCAAAGGAAGGCGACACTCGTGATCGGGCTATAAGCTTGTTCAACAAG ATTCCATTGGAACGAACTTGCGCCGATGCCTTCATCGAGCCGCATTGGTGCGCGTGTCTCAGTTGGCAGGAAGTTCCTATTACTGACCCAACCGTGACTCTGGCTGCGAAACACTTCGTTCAATTCTTGAACAGTTACACCGAGGAACATCGCAATATCTGCGAAGTTTTACGTTTGGATAAAATCCTGTGGTCTTCAAAATTGATTCCGACAAAAG gactcttaaattttaaaaaatccggTGACAAAGATGGCTTTGTGGGCGATTTTAGTGCCAAAACTGCTCTCATGTCGGAGGTTTACCAAGTCAAAGTGAAAACTGAGCCAGGCGGTGCATTATTTGAGGCCAGCATAACTCATGACGTGCAGAAAAATGCCTTTCAAACAAAA ATATCTGACGTCAGTAGAATAAACAAATACGGTACTCAAGCGCGATGCGTTGACAAGGAATTCCACGATTTACGAAAATATTGTTACTGCAAAGACTGA
- the LOC122416187 gene encoding cilia- and flagella-associated protein 300-like produces the protein MRLSLQEKMDLDPKYTFVPLPEKNLEGINDKKTGEFFKKWGTNFSIQEYLFNEPFHQYHKQPFAEAFFKNEHVANTLKIYDGGSWMPRGIPASSITIKQIPCSVMNMSFFDKVKNPENKIIHDSGTICKRWDTEIDGIMVSDNLRGMLLDEDSPEYFLYPAAERSEFIFRIFQTLVIGGELCQYEDALEPYLEYTKNFYKNLIRVQRPSDSGDLAVTTMVLEVVAKDVEGLSYYPCDDEHIQNNAFLLIDSDLRVVKTLAHQYSGYFA, from the exons ATGCGGTTGTCGTTGCAAGAAAAAATGGATCTCGACCCCAAGTACACGTTCGTACCTCTGCCGGAAAAGAATTTAGAGggaataaatgacaaaaaaactggcgagtttttcaaaaaatg GGGGACGAATTTCAGCATTCAGGAATATTTATTCAACGAGCCATTTCATCAGTACCACAAGCAACCATTTGCAGAG gcatttttcaaaaatgagcATGTAGCTAACACACTGAAAATTTATGACGGTGGTTCGTGGATGCCACGAG GAATTCCCGCGTCTTCGATTACAATTAAACAAATTCCGTGCTCGGTCATGAATATGTCGTTCTTcgataaagtgaaaaatccagagaataaaataattcatgaTTCTGGAACGATTTGCAAACGTTGGGATACCGAGATCGATGGAATTATGGTCTCGGACAATCTCAGAGGC atgCTCCTGGACGAAGATTCTCCCGAGTATTTCTTGTACCCGGCTGCGGAGCGCagtgaattcatttttcgGATTTTCCAAACGCTCGTAATCGGTGGGGAATTATGTCAATACGAGGACGCGCTCGAACCTTATCTCGAATACACGAAAAACTTCTACAAAAATCTCATCAg AGTTCAAAGACCTTCGGACTCCGGAGACTTGGCAGTCACCACAATGGTGCTGGAAGTTGTAGCGAAAGATGTCGAGGGCCTTTCGTACTATCCCTGCGATGACGAGCATATTCAGAACAATGCATTTTTGCTCATAGACAGCGATCTCCGAGTCGTAAAAACGCTTGCTCATCAATATTCCGGATATTTTGCTTAA